The following coding sequences are from one Helicobacter sp. 12S02232-10 window:
- a CDS encoding propionyl-CoA synthetase gives MSDYETIYKESIQNPESFWAEAAKKVHWYHKWDKVLDVMNDHYRWFVGGCMNSCYNALDLHIENGRGDQLALIYDSPVTDTKKTFTYKELRKRVAKTAGILINKGVVKGDRVIIYMPMIPEALIAMLACARIGAIHSVVFGGFAAHELAARIEDAKPRIIISASCGIEVSRMIKYKPILDEAIKKSSHKPTTCLIWQRPQERANMLPWRDIDWEIEEEKTDPVECVPVDATDPLYILYTSGTTGKPKGVVRSNGGHSVAMKWSMDNIYNAKPGDVFWAASDVGWVVGHSYIVYAPLMNGCTTIVYEGKPVKTPDPGAFWRVCEEYKVNILFSAPTAFRAIKKEDPKAEWIKKYDLKNLKAIFVAGERCDSDTLKWIQTITKKPVIDHWWQTETGWAIAANPIGLEQMPIKPGSPTKPMPGFNLKVLDDEGKECKNGKLGNLVIKLPLPPACLMTIWGDDARYKRAYLNHYKGYYLTGDSGYIDKDGYVFVMGRMDGVINVAGHRLSTGGMEEAISKHPDVAECAVIGVNDALKGEIPMAFVVLKDGIIRDKEAISDGVRQIVREEIGAISSLHLVAVVNRLPKTRSGKILRATMRKMADGEEWKTPSTIEDESVLSEIQKAIESLGYPLNIKEKK, from the coding sequence ATGTCAGACTATGAAACGATTTACAAAGAATCCATACAAAACCCTGAATCTTTTTGGGCAGAGGCTGCAAAAAAGGTCCATTGGTATCATAAATGGGATAAAGTGCTTGATGTTATGAACGACCACTATAGATGGTTTGTAGGAGGCTGTATGAACAGCTGCTACAATGCTCTTGATCTTCATATAGAAAATGGCAGAGGCGATCAGCTTGCTCTTATTTATGATTCTCCAGTAACTGATACAAAAAAAACTTTCACTTACAAAGAACTCCGAAAAAGAGTGGCCAAAACCGCAGGCATCTTAATCAATAAAGGCGTGGTTAAAGGTGATAGAGTCATTATTTATATGCCTATGATCCCTGAAGCCCTCATTGCAATGCTCGCTTGTGCGCGTATCGGAGCGATTCATTCAGTCGTTTTTGGAGGATTTGCAGCTCACGAACTAGCAGCAAGAATAGAAGATGCCAAACCACGCATTATCATCAGTGCTTCTTGCGGGATTGAAGTGAGTCGGATGATTAAATACAAACCGATTCTAGATGAAGCTATCAAAAAATCAAGTCATAAACCCACCACTTGTCTGATTTGGCAAAGACCCCAAGAAAGGGCAAATATGCTTCCGTGGAGGGATATAGATTGGGAGATTGAAGAAGAAAAAACAGATCCGGTTGAATGTGTTCCCGTTGATGCAACCGACCCACTTTATATTCTTTATACATCTGGCACGACTGGAAAACCAAAAGGCGTTGTCAGGAGTAATGGCGGTCATTCAGTGGCAATGAAATGGTCAATGGATAATATTTATAATGCCAAACCTGGCGACGTGTTTTGGGCAGCAAGTGATGTAGGTTGGGTCGTGGGACACAGCTATATCGTCTATGCTCCATTGATGAATGGATGCACCACAATCGTATATGAAGGAAAACCAGTAAAAACTCCCGATCCTGGAGCATTTTGGCGCGTATGCGAGGAATATAAAGTCAATATCCTCTTTTCAGCCCCGACTGCTTTTAGAGCGATCAAAAAAGAAGATCCAAAGGCTGAATGGATAAAAAAATACGACTTAAAAAATCTCAAAGCAATTTTTGTAGCAGGTGAGCGATGCGATAGCGATACGCTAAAATGGATCCAAACCATAACAAAAAAACCCGTTATTGACCATTGGTGGCAAACAGAAACAGGATGGGCAATCGCTGCTAACCCTATAGGACTTGAGCAAATGCCTATCAAACCCGGATCGCCCACTAAACCTATGCCTGGATTTAATCTAAAAGTCTTAGACGATGAAGGGAAAGAGTGTAAAAATGGAAAACTCGGCAATCTTGTAATTAAACTTCCCTTGCCTCCGGCTTGTCTGATGACTATATGGGGAGATGATGCCCGTTATAAACGTGCTTACCTCAACCATTACAAAGGTTATTATTTAACTGGGGACAGCGGCTATATTGATAAAGATGGCTATGTTTTTGTGATGGGTCGAATGGATGGGGTCATCAATGTTGCAGGTCACAGGCTTTCTACAGGCGGAATGGAAGAAGCTATATCCAAACATCCTGATGTGGCTGAATGTGCAGTAATCGGAGTTAATGACGCTTTAAAAGGAGAAATTCCGATGGCTTTTGTAGTTCTTAAAGATGGCATAATCAGAGATAAAGAAGCCATTAGCGATGGAGTCAGGCAAATTGTACGTGAAGAAATTGGGGCAATTTCTAGCCTCCATCTCGTCGCAGTAGTCAATCGTCTTCCTAAAACTAGAAGCGGAAAAATTTTACGTGCCACTATGAGAAAAATGGCTGATGGAGAAGAATGGAAAACTCCCAGCACCATCGAAGATGAAAGTGTATTGAGTGAAATCCAAAAAGCCATTGAATCATTGGGTTACCCATTAAATATTAAGGAGAAAAAATGA
- a CDS encoding 4Fe-4S binding protein, which produces MDFCDFLLIDNTSQSESMRPLLQEWLHFSSSPNIYAIVSNNPKNCDIYAPEINWYLKNSKAPLEIKAQNLKRMYFSRMSRYEYGSDKDFYTKVSPTLLIIGKNSEAKEFLDFVQNYEKISYEVGLIDPKNILSISGNLGAFEAKIKIGEEMGKISFAQAVIFYEDDDLTRFMGIEKASEFEDEKALLEKLDSRIGTYEYKTTISYQSQNCQYHHRRPDKKGDGYCHKCANVCPTFGVSKNDSLMELSFSQIDCIGCGECVAVCPSGSIEYAPFNMQSFNETLKHYQNTQILLIAQSSLNELKDFEIPDHISPLILNQENFLSEAHILALLQESGSSCVYYSQNLFSSSHEAIKLINDIYHNIYQKTGFYVAKSLPELNMAIHSLEKIQTYTYSPNADEYKRKHFAERLRFAVKNKDYGQVKSGASGKLIRYGRIDVKEELCTLCMSCVGACNVESLSANSSNFTLQFNPSLCTTCGYCVDSCPEKAISLELSGISLNSTWFENQIMAQDKMFACIECGKEFATKKSIEKVKSMMTPLFGNDKAKLKTLECCADCKVKIMFEENFQTTT; this is translated from the coding sequence ATGGATTTTTGTGATTTTTTACTCATAGATAACACCTCTCAGTCTGAATCTATGCGTCCGCTATTACAAGAATGGCTTCATTTTTCATCCTCACCAAATATTTATGCTATCGTATCAAATAACCCAAAAAATTGTGATATTTACGCCCCTGAAATCAATTGGTATCTTAAAAATTCTAAAGCCCCTCTAGAAATCAAAGCTCAAAATCTCAAGAGAATGTATTTTTCACGAATGAGTCGTTATGAATATGGAAGCGATAAAGATTTTTATACTAAGGTCTCTCCTACTCTGTTGATAATCGGAAAAAACTCCGAAGCAAAAGAATTTTTAGATTTTGTCCAAAACTATGAAAAAATATCTTATGAAGTAGGTTTGATCGATCCAAAAAATATTCTTTCTATTTCCGGGAATTTAGGAGCATTTGAAGCTAAAATCAAGATTGGGGAAGAAATGGGAAAAATTTCTTTTGCTCAAGCTGTGATTTTTTATGAAGATGATGATTTAACCCGTTTTATGGGGATTGAAAAAGCAAGCGAATTTGAAGATGAAAAAGCGTTGCTTGAAAAACTTGATTCACGCATAGGGACATACGAATATAAAACAACCATTTCCTATCAAAGCCAAAACTGCCAATACCACCATCGACGACCTGATAAAAAAGGTGATGGTTATTGCCATAAATGCGCAAATGTCTGTCCCACGTTCGGAGTGAGTAAAAATGATTCTCTTATGGAGTTGAGTTTCTCGCAAATTGATTGTATCGGATGTGGGGAATGTGTCGCTGTCTGCCCAAGCGGATCAATTGAATATGCACCTTTTAATATGCAATCTTTTAATGAAACACTCAAACATTATCAAAATACCCAAATACTTTTGATCGCCCAATCCTCTTTAAATGAACTTAAAGATTTTGAAATTCCCGACCACATTTCACCTTTAATTTTAAATCAAGAAAATTTTCTTTCTGAAGCCCATATTCTTGCGCTCTTACAAGAAAGTGGCAGTTCGTGTGTTTATTACTCTCAAAATCTCTTCTCTTCATCACACGAAGCAATCAAACTCATCAATGATATTTATCACAATATTTATCAAAAAACAGGCTTTTATGTCGCTAAAAGTCTTCCTGAACTTAATATGGCTATACATTCTTTAGAAAAAATACAAACCTACACTTACTCCCCCAATGCAGATGAATACAAAAGAAAACATTTTGCCGAACGCTTAAGGTTTGCAGTCAAAAATAAGGATTACGGACAGGTTAAAAGCGGAGCAAGTGGCAAACTCATTCGATACGGACGGATTGATGTCAAAGAAGAATTATGTACATTATGTATGAGCTGCGTGGGAGCGTGTAATGTAGAAAGTTTAAGCGCCAACTCTTCAAATTTTACTCTACAATTTAATCCCTCTCTTTGCACCACTTGTGGATATTGCGTCGATTCCTGTCCTGAAAAAGCTATTTCTTTGGAACTTTCGGGTATTAGTTTAAATTCTACTTGGTTTGAAAATCAAATAATGGCTCAAGACAAGATGTTTGCCTGCATTGAATGCGGAAAAGAATTTGCAACAAAAAAATCTATCGAAAAAGTAAAATCAATGATGACTCCCTTGTTTGGAAATGATAAGGCAAAACTTAAAACGTTGGAATGTTGCGCGGATTGCAAAGTAAAAATAATGTTTGAAGAAAATTTTCAGACAACAACCTGA
- the fdhD gene encoding formate dehydrogenase accessory sulfurtransferase FdhD has translation MADSKPFTKTIPYTLIDKTNNRAILKEDAIVAEERIALYLNGTKIISTMSIPKDQDAHAVGFLLSEGVIESVEDIKNISIASDGLSVHIESKIKAENLQNLYHEKTLTSGCCVGVTGNFEGKIIEKFIATQMEVPISKIWKYLDDFEKGNLLFHTTGCVHQAILRFDNDMQINAEDIGRHNAIDKAIGKAKLQGIQTSEAILLVSGRLSMEMVIKAAMHNIPILISRAAATHLGIKTAQMLGITLIGFARNNKLNIYTHPSRILLKDNFFQKHQSNTMEIPHNL, from the coding sequence GTGGCAGATAGCAAACCTTTTACAAAAACAATTCCTTATACACTTATAGACAAAACAAACAATCGCGCCATACTCAAAGAAGACGCCATTGTAGCTGAAGAAAGAATTGCTCTGTATTTAAACGGAACAAAAATCATTTCCACAATGAGTATCCCCAAAGATCAAGATGCCCACGCTGTAGGTTTCCTCCTAAGCGAAGGCGTGATTGAAAGCGTAGAAGATATTAAAAATATTTCTATTGCCTCCGATGGGTTAAGCGTGCATATCGAATCAAAAATCAAAGCAGAAAATCTTCAAAATCTCTATCACGAAAAAACTCTGACTTCAGGATGTTGTGTAGGTGTAACGGGAAATTTTGAAGGAAAAATCATTGAAAAATTCATTGCCACACAAATGGAAGTTCCTATCTCAAAAATTTGGAAATATCTTGATGACTTTGAAAAAGGCAATCTGTTATTTCATACGACAGGTTGCGTCCATCAAGCCATTTTGAGATTTGATAACGATATGCAAATCAATGCCGAAGACATCGGCAGACACAATGCCATTGATAAAGCAATCGGAAAAGCAAAACTTCAAGGAATCCAAACTTCTGAAGCTATTTTATTGGTGAGTGGGAGACTTTCAATGGAAATGGTCATTAAAGCTGCAATGCACAATATACCCATTTTAATTTCAAGAGCTGCAGCGACACATTTGGGAATAAAAACAGCTCAAATGCTAGGTATCACTTTGATTGGTTTTGCTAGAAACAATAAACTCAATATTTATACTCACCCCTCTAGAATTCTTTTGAAAGATAATTTTTTCCAAAAACACCAATCAAATACTATGGAAATACCTCATAATTTATAA
- a CDS encoding formate dehydrogenase subunit gamma yields MNISKTFLKGALGLLLLFGLNSQIALGKENAQKPVNFNYNTKIYGTHQIEAIKNWGINSPTSGVVSGSVMQMQGMNIGVLENGEKITGIRGIKGLGQIFTILQNKFFAPIFAGVIIVVILAFFGHYKIVGKKRFQHGKKFKVFSNYNILVHWGAAVPFMVICLTGLMMIFGDKLGGGYPIRLAKNIHFFATFVFILFGVLMFLMWLKPALFKLYDLGWFKMMGGYLSTSKTPVPAGKFNAGQKIWFWLATIGGFIMAGTGLIMHFFYGDINFLRLTAIIHNVLGFGIIAMLITHIYMALFAIEGAIESILDGNMGEEELAIMHGFYYQELTGGR; encoded by the coding sequence ATGAATATTTCTAAAACTTTTTTAAAGGGAGCTTTGGGATTGCTTCTCCTGTTTGGTTTGAACTCCCAAATCGCCTTAGGGAAAGAAAACGCCCAAAAGCCAGTGAATTTTAATTACAATACAAAAATCTATGGAACCCATCAAATTGAAGCCATCAAAAATTGGGGAATTAATTCCCCTACTTCAGGCGTCGTTAGTGGTTCAGTGATGCAAATGCAAGGCATGAATATAGGCGTACTTGAAAATGGAGAAAAAATCACAGGCATTCGGGGAATAAAAGGTTTAGGACAGATTTTTACGATTTTACAAAATAAGTTCTTTGCCCCGATATTTGCAGGCGTAATCATTGTGGTGATTCTGGCATTTTTTGGACATTATAAAATCGTAGGAAAAAAGAGATTCCAACACGGCAAAAAATTTAAAGTATTCTCCAACTATAACATCTTGGTACATTGGGGAGCAGCCGTTCCTTTTATGGTCATCTGTCTCACGGGATTGATGATGATTTTTGGAGATAAGCTTGGTGGAGGGTATCCCATCAGGCTTGCCAAAAATATTCATTTCTTTGCTACCTTTGTTTTTATTCTTTTTGGAGTGCTGATGTTTTTAATGTGGTTAAAACCCGCCTTATTTAAACTTTATGATCTTGGATGGTTCAAGATGATGGGGGGTTATCTCTCCACTTCAAAAACTCCTGTTCCCGCAGGCAAATTCAACGCGGGGCAAAAAATATGGTTCTGGCTTGCCACGATTGGGGGGTTCATTATGGCAGGAACCGGTCTTATTATGCATTTCTTTTATGGAGATATTAATTTTTTAAGACTCACTGCTATCATTCATAATGTATTGGGATTTGGAATCATTGCAATGCTCATTACCCATATCTATATGGCTTTATTTGCCATAGAAGGAGCTATTGAGTCAATACTAGATGGAAATATGGGGGAAGAGGAACTAGCTATTATGCACGGGTTTTATTACCAGGAGCTGACAGGTGGCAGATAG
- the fdh3B gene encoding formate dehydrogenase FDH3 subunit beta: protein MSNTASNPQGFQIPDHSRIKFYCDDNRCIDCHGCDVACKEAHHLPVGISRRRVVTLNEGIVGKEKSISIACMHCADAPCAKVCPVDCFYIRADGIVLHNKETCIGCGYCLYACPFGAPQFPTNDVFGSRGSMDKCTFCAGGPAPTHSQKEFELYGQNRIAEGKVPACAAMCSTKALLAGSSKEVSGIIRERALNRGNGTPKVPYTWSKAYGDTF, encoded by the coding sequence ATGAGCAATACTGCTTCAAATCCGCAAGGATTTCAAATTCCCGATCATTCCCGCATTAAATTTTATTGCGACGACAATCGTTGCATTGATTGTCACGGGTGTGATGTAGCCTGCAAAGAAGCACATCATTTGCCTGTTGGCATAAGTCGCAGACGGGTTGTTACTCTCAATGAAGGCATTGTAGGAAAAGAAAAATCTATCTCAATCGCCTGTATGCACTGTGCAGATGCTCCGTGTGCAAAAGTTTGTCCTGTAGATTGCTTTTATATTAGAGCTGACGGGATCGTATTACACAATAAAGAAACATGCATTGGGTGTGGGTATTGCCTCTATGCCTGTCCTTTTGGCGCACCTCAATTCCCAACTAACGATGTATTTGGTTCAAGAGGTTCGATGGATAAATGTACTTTCTGTGCCGGAGGTCCCGCCCCCACACATAGCCAAAAAGAATTTGAACTCTATGGACAAAATCGAATTGCAGAGGGAAAAGTGCCTGCTTGTGCAGCGATGTGTTCAACCAAAGCGCTATTGGCTGGAAGCTCTAAAGAAGTCAGTGGCATTATTAGAGAAAGAGCCCTCAATCGTGGAAATGGGACGCCAAAAGTTCCCTATACTTGGAGCAAAGCTTATGGAGACACATTTTAG
- a CDS encoding molybdopterin-dependent oxidoreductase, with protein MSETNNKRQNRRAFLKMSALAGVAGISQALGNDTKDLLKKASEQKLSEAYPGSQKIKTICTHCSVGCGIIAEVKDGVWVRQEVAQDHPVSQGGHCCKGADMIDRVRSETRLRYPIEKVNGKWERTDWDSAMGKIASQLKDIREKNGPDSVMFIGSAKVSNEQSYYIRKFAAFFGTNNIDHQARIUHSPTVAGVANTFGYGGMTNHLGDMQFSKFILIIGANPAVNHPVGMVHILRAKEAGARIVCVDPHFSKTAAKADEFVRIRSGTDVAFIYGMINYIVSNKLYDEKYLKERVYGYEEIFKEAQKYPLEVVENITGIPATTIQKVAREMAQAKPAALIWNQGLTQHTVGTNNTRIMPILQLILGNIGKNGGGVNILRGHDNVQGASDMGNLSDSLPGYYGLAENSWRHFCQHWHVDYEWMQSRFASKEMMEKTGYALSTWRFGVLDEQNFSNNNGTPIKALVVIGNGISTTSLLDKTKAALDKLDLVVFIDPYVNDVAVITDRTDNLFLLPAASQMETSGSVAATNRAYQWRYQVIKPMFECRQDQDILFDLAQRLGFKEEFQRSLYEIAKKDGREKFIWPDDATTEMAQSIRSIGLQGMNPKRLKQHCDNWHMFDKITLIGMGPMKDEYYGLPWPCWSEKHPGTPVMYNDNIPVMQGGMGFRVNWGVKAPDGTNMLSPKKLPGAKIAGHPAINADNIEKVLNITLTPKEKEAVKGTSFSTGTTNILVEKSLQAGICPYGNGKARMIVWNWYDKIPIHREPLHTYRPDLIAKYPSFPDKKDNFRANLKYISRQKEKDWKKDYPLNMLTGRLVAHMGTGTETRSAKYLAELYHEMFVEIHPNTALNLGIQDGDMVWVHGTSGTKILVKAKYSYRVDENNVFLPQNFSGVYEGKNLIERYPEGTKPYAIGECASMVTSYGFDYNTACPETKCGLCRIEKA; from the coding sequence ATATCTCAAGCTTTGGGAAATGACACTAAAGATCTCTTAAAAAAAGCTTCTGAACAAAAATTGAGCGAAGCTTACCCAGGTTCTCAAAAAATCAAAACAATCTGTACCCACTGCTCGGTAGGCTGTGGCATTATTGCTGAAGTCAAAGATGGGGTTTGGGTCAGGCAAGAAGTTGCCCAAGATCACCCAGTAAGTCAAGGAGGGCATTGTTGTAAAGGCGCAGATATGATCGATCGGGTAAGGAGCGAAACTAGACTGCGCTATCCCATCGAAAAAGTCAATGGAAAATGGGAACGAACGGATTGGGATTCTGCAATGGGAAAAATAGCTTCTCAACTCAAAGATATCCGAGAAAAAAATGGTCCTGATAGCGTTATGTTTATCGGCTCAGCAAAAGTAAGTAATGAACAAAGTTACTACATCCGTAAATTTGCCGCTTTTTTTGGAACTAATAATATCGATCATCAAGCTAGAATCTGACACAGCCCTACAGTCGCCGGTGTGGCGAATACATTTGGGTATGGCGGGATGACCAACCATTTAGGAGATATGCAATTTTCTAAATTTATCCTCATTATTGGGGCAAACCCCGCTGTCAATCACCCTGTGGGAATGGTGCATATTCTCAGAGCAAAAGAAGCCGGAGCACGCATTGTATGTGTGGATCCCCACTTTAGCAAAACTGCTGCAAAAGCCGATGAATTTGTGCGTATCAGAAGCGGAACAGATGTAGCATTTATTTATGGAATGATTAATTACATCGTTTCCAATAAACTTTATGATGAAAAGTATCTCAAAGAGAGAGTTTATGGGTATGAAGAAATCTTTAAAGAAGCTCAAAAATATCCGCTTGAAGTCGTAGAAAACATTACAGGGATCCCTGCAACAACGATTCAAAAAGTCGCAAGAGAAATGGCCCAAGCCAAACCTGCTGCCTTGATTTGGAATCAAGGGCTTACCCAACATACTGTAGGTACGAACAATACTCGTATAATGCCTATCTTGCAACTTATTTTAGGCAATATAGGCAAAAATGGCGGGGGTGTCAATATCCTCCGAGGTCACGATAATGTCCAAGGGGCTTCAGATATGGGCAATCTCTCAGATTCCTTACCTGGATACTACGGGCTTGCAGAAAATTCTTGGCGACATTTTTGCCAACACTGGCACGTGGATTATGAATGGATGCAAAGCCGATTTGCCTCAAAAGAAATGATGGAAAAAACAGGCTATGCCCTTTCTACTTGGAGATTTGGCGTTTTAGACGAGCAAAATTTTTCCAATAATAATGGCACACCCATTAAGGCTCTTGTAGTTATTGGCAACGGGATTTCTACCACTTCCTTGCTAGACAAAACAAAAGCAGCTCTAGACAAACTTGATCTTGTTGTGTTTATCGATCCTTATGTCAATGACGTCGCAGTCATTACAGACAGAACAGATAATCTGTTTTTACTTCCCGCAGCCTCTCAAATGGAAACAAGCGGTTCAGTAGCAGCGACTAATCGAGCATATCAATGGCGATATCAAGTCATAAAGCCTATGTTTGAATGCAGGCAAGATCAAGATATTTTATTTGATTTAGCCCAAAGATTAGGATTTAAAGAAGAATTCCAACGCTCTTTATATGAAATCGCTAAAAAAGATGGGAGAGAGAAATTTATTTGGCCTGATGATGCCACAACTGAAATGGCTCAAAGTATTCGTAGCATAGGACTACAAGGAATGAATCCCAAACGTTTGAAACAACATTGCGACAATTGGCATATGTTTGACAAAATAACTCTTATTGGTATGGGACCTATGAAAGATGAATATTATGGACTTCCTTGGCCTTGCTGGAGTGAAAAACACCCTGGCACACCCGTAATGTATAACGACAATATTCCTGTAATGCAAGGAGGAATGGGCTTCAGAGTTAATTGGGGAGTTAAGGCTCCCGATGGAACCAATATGCTCTCTCCTAAAAAACTCCCTGGTGCAAAAATTGCAGGACATCCTGCCATTAATGCCGATAATATAGAAAAAGTTTTGAACATCACCCTTACCCCTAAAGAAAAGGAAGCTGTAAAAGGGACATCTTTTTCTACCGGCACTACAAATATCCTTGTAGAAAAATCCTTGCAAGCAGGTATTTGCCCCTATGGCAATGGCAAAGCAAGAATGATCGTATGGAATTGGTATGATAAAATCCCTATCCACAGAGAACCATTGCACACTTATCGACCCGATCTGATAGCAAAATATCCAAGCTTCCCTGATAAAAAAGACAATTTTAGGGCAAATTTAAAATATATTTCGCGTCAAAAAGAAAAAGATTGGAAAAAAGATTACCCGCTCAATATGCTTACAGGAAGACTTGTTGCGCATATGGGAACAGGAACAGAAACTAGGAGTGCAAAGTATTTGGCCGAGCTTTATCACGAAATGTTTGTCGAAATCCATCCTAATACCGCGCTTAACTTGGGGATTCAAGATGGCGATATGGTTTGGGTACACGGGACTAGTGGCACAAAAATTCTAGTCAAAGCCAAATATTCCTACCGCGTAGATGAAAACAATGTTTTCTTGCCTCAAAATTTTTCAGGCGTTTATGAAGGTAAAAATCTAATCGAACGCTATCCTGAAGGAACAAAACCTTATGCAATCGGAGAGTGCGCATCAATGGTAACAAGCTATGGTTTTGATTACAATACGGCGTGCCCTGAAACCAAATGCGGTCTATGTCGCATAGAAAAAGCTTAA